GCGCTCGGATCCCGAGGGGGCCGAGGTGCGGATCGGCGGCGAGGTGCTGGGGAAGACCCCGCTGAAGAACGCCGAGCTGGTCCCCGGGGAGCAGACCGTGGTGGTGGCCCTGGAGGGCCACGCGCTCTGGGAGAAGAAGCTCGAGGTGCAGGCCGGCAAGACCTACCAGTTCCGGGCGATGCTCGAAGCGACGGCGCCCGGTGATGTGGCCGTCGTGGATCTCGCCGCCATCGACGCGGTGGAGCTGGGGGGGGAGGTCGATCCCTTCGCCATCGTCGAGCTCGACGCGCCGACTCCGACGCCGACGCCGGCCCCGACCCCGGCGACGGCTACCGGGGAGCCCGCCTCCGGCCCGGGCGAGGCGCCCCTGGCGGCCGTGAGCCCGCTGCCCGGGCCGATCGACGTGGGCCCCGCCGTGGCCCCCGGCCCGCGCCGGCCCCTCCTGAAGCAGTGGTGGTTCTGGACCGCCGTGGGCGTGCTCGCCACCGGCGCCATCGCCGCCGGCGCCGCCAGCGCGCCGCCGTGGCCCGTGCTCGACTGCACGCCCGTCTCGGGCGTCGACGGGCACCTCGGCCTCTCGGCCTGCGGCCGCTAGCTGGCTGTGAGCTTCGAGCTGCGAGCTGCGAGCTCGTTCACCCCTCGAGATCCCGGTCAGCACCGGCCAAGAGCGCGGTCGGCGCGCGGTGGCTCGAGAGCGGCGCGCCGGTCGAGGGAGAGCACCCGTCCGGGGGCGTGGAGGGGCCGGCTTCGCGGAGCGAACCAGCACGGATCGAAGCCGGACCCGACCTCGAGCGAGCCGGAGGCGGGTCATCGCGTCAGAGCGTCCGCGTCAGCAGGCGACCCGCCGGAGGGGAGCGTCCCCCGGACGGGTGCTCCCCCTCGGCCGAAGCAGCGCCGCGACGGGCCGCGACGTGCGCCTACCGCTCCTTGCCCTCCCAGAACTCGTCGCGCAGCTCGTCCTTCGCCTCCTCGACCTCCTCGATGATCAGGAAGAGGTCGGTGACCGAGCCGGCGTTGCCGTTGTCGAGCGCGGTGACCTGCAGCTTGAGCCGCTGCTCGCGCGGCAGGCGCAGGGAGAGATCGGGCGTGCGGGCCTCGAAGTTCGGGCTCCACTCGCCGAGGTTCTCGAGCATCTCGTTGCCCTGGTACATGCGCCCGGTGAGGAAGCCGGTCACGAAGGTGTCGATGATCTTGCCGGCCTCGTCGAGGACCTCGACCAGGATCACGTTGTCGACCTTCCAGGGCGCGGTGCCGGCCTCGTCGCCGGCGAAGCTCGCGCGGCTCCTCGGGCCCAGCACGAAGACCGGGGACTCGCCCTTCGCCACGACCGCCGGCACCATCTCGAAGTTGGTCGGGCGGATCTCGATGTCCTCCCGCTTCTCGATCTTCATCAGGGTCTCGGTGGCGGTGGTCGGGACCGCGCTCAAGATCGGGAAGCCCCCGGGCGGCGTGGCCGGGATCGTGGGGATCGTACGGGCGGGGCAGCCCGCGAGGGGCAGCAACGCGAGGGCGAGGAGCATTCCGGTGAGGCGCATGGCGACAGTCTCCCTCCGGGGGCCGGGGGGGCGTCAAGGTGCGCTGGTTTCCAGTAGACTCTGGCGATGCGTCTCCTTCCTTCGAGGCTCGCCTCCGGGCTGGGTGCGGGCCTCCTGGCGCTCGCCCTGATGGGGGCCGGGCCGGCGGCGCCGCAGCCCGGGTCGAAGCCCCCGGTGGTCCCGGAGGTCCCGGCGGCGGGCCCCTGCGCGGCGGCCGCGCCGCTGGTGGAGACCTCGCTGCGCCAGCCCTCGAAGGCGGCGCGAGAGGCCCTGGCGGCCGCGCCCCTCTACGAGGCCGAGCTCTCTCTGGATCCCGAGAAGGGGCTCCTCACCGGCCGGCTGCGGGTGACCGTCCCGGCGAGCTGGGAGGGCCCCATCGTCCTGGTCCTGCCGGTGGAGGGCGGCACCTCGGCCTCGCCCTTCGAGTGGAGTGCCCCGCGGATGGCGGTGGGGGCCGGCCAGCTCGCGCCGGTCGCTCCGAAGGTCCAGCAGGGCCTGCTGATCTTCGAGGGGCCGGCCGGCGAGGGTCCCCGGACGGTCGCCCTGGAGCTCCAGGCCACCTTCCCCTCCCTGGGACCCCCCGGGCTGAACGACGCCTTCCTCGCCCTGCAGCCGGGCCCCATCGACTTCGAGCTGGGGTCCCTGGCCGCGCACCGGCTGGGGATGACCCTGCGGGAGGCCTACCCCGTGCTCCTCGCGCGCGGGGCCGGGCCGCGCCTCGCGCCGACGCCCTGGGGCGCGCCGCTGCCCTCGCCGCCGGCCTGCCACCTGGTGAGCGTCGAGGTGCCGCGCGGCCACACCCTGCGGGCGAGCGGGCTCCAGGTCGGGCGGATCCCCGAGGGCGAGGACCGCCTCCGCTTCGCCTTCGCCGCCGGGGAGCTGCGCCGCTTCTCGCTGGTCGCGCTCCCCGAGGAGCGGCCGGCCGTCGAGGCGAAGCAGAAGGGCCTCACCCTGCGGGTGAGCGCCGAGAGCGAGGAGAGCGCGCGCCGCCTCCTGGGCTGGACCCGCGCGGCCCTCGCCTCCCTCGAGGCCGAGTGGGGGCCCTATCCCCGCGCCACCCTGGAGATCGCGACCGTGCCCCTCTCGGGGGCCGTGGACGGCCTGCGCGGGGGAGGGCTGGTGCTGGTCTCGACCGTCTTCGAGGGGGACGGCGACATCGGGGCGCTGGCCTCCCTGCAGGAGAGCGGCGGCGGCGCCGACCTGCAGGAGCTGACCCTGGTCCACCAGCTCGCCCATCAGTGGATCGGGGAGCAGGTGGCGACCCCCGGGCCCGCCCAGCCGGTGCTCGAGGAGCTGGTGGCGAGCTACGGCCTGCTGCGCCACGCCGCCCGCCGCCACGGCGCCGCCTCGGCCGAGGCCCTCTCCGACTCGGTGCTCGCGCAGCTCTACCGCGCCTGGCGGATGTTCGGCGCGCAGGATGACGCGGCCGACCGGCCCTTCGAGGCCCTGGGCCTCGGCGGGTGGGTGGGGCTCTGCGCCGGCAAGGGCTCGCTCCTCCTGCCGAAGGCCGAGGCCGCCTTCGGGCCGAAGCCCGTGCGCCTGGCCGTGCGCCGCTGGCTCGCCGAGGGCAGGGGAGGGGTGCGGGATCGGGCCTCCCTGGAGGCGGCGCTGGTGAAGGCCGTGGGCGAGAAGCGGGCGCCGGAGGTCCGGCCCCTCTTCGCGCGCCACCTCGACGAGGCTCACGGCGACGAGGACCTGGGCGTGGCCGACCTCGGCGCGCTGGGGAACTTCGGCATGCTCCCCCAGGGGATGCCGATGGCCCCCTTCGGGATGGGCCCCATCGACGACGCGGCCCTCCAGCAGATGATGGAGGAGATGCTCCGCGCCCTGCAGGGC
This genomic stretch from Deltaproteobacteria bacterium harbors:
- a CDS encoding PEGA domain-containing protein, giving the protein MANATHDGSILDGTMWRLLSRPLSTALGLLLAVALAAPASAAGPATGTLMVTSITPGARVELDGKLVGHLPLAKPLRLRAGRHKLKVSKPGFMEVEETVVVRAGKRTEQDVMLLAFAGVLNVRSDPEGAEVRIGGEVLGKTPLKNAELVPGEQTVVVALEGHALWEKKLEVQAGKTYQFRAMLEATAPGDVAVVDLAAIDAVELGGEVDPFAIVELDAPTPTPTPAPTPATATGEPASGPGEAPLAAVSPLPGPIDVGPAVAPGPRRPLLKQWWFWTAVGVLATGAIAAGAASAPPWPVLDCTPVSGVDGHLGLSACGR